One window from the genome of Crassostrea angulata isolate pt1a10 unplaced genomic scaffold, ASM2561291v2 HiC_scaffold_98, whole genome shotgun sequence encodes:
- the LOC128169102 gene encoding uncharacterized protein F54H12.2-like, with protein MAFLSSDNRDIAQPMELSLFASPTNQVAVEKVYFTEARPISSIGVSDTPIEIVVSGSGAEYTDLKRSRLYVKARILKADGTALAANEKTGIVNLPLQSMFSQMDVYLNNKLVSFNTNNYPWKAYLKTVLFGGKEELSSQKTSQLYFKDEGTMDDANAYNGGNAGLVLRYGYTQESKVFELEGNLMEDIFDIDKYLINGVDIYIKLFRSSAPFLIMSAQGSPAYKVELLDVVYKVVKVRVDPGVLLNHSKQIESTPVKYTISRNELKMNTIPKGSTEFYWDNIFPQAIPDRIVVALVDQKAVNGDYTTNPFNFQHFNLTDVGIYINGESVPGRPLKTDFTAGHYSSAYARLFEASGKWNHDAGLVITRDNFGNGYSLFVFTIDPCSFGEEYLNLIRRGNTRLELKFKQATTKAANALVFATFSSLLEVDKTRDINYIQP; from the coding sequence ATGGCCTTCTTAAGTAGTGATAATAGAGATATAGCCCAGCCAATGGAACTTTCTCTCTTTGCTTCCCCTACAAATCAAGTAGCAGTAGAAAAAGTGTATTTTACGGAAGCTAGACCGATTTCAAGCATTGGCGTATCGGATACCCCTATAGAAATAGTTGTATCAGGATCGGGAGCCGAATACACCGATTTAAAAAGAAGTCGGTTATACGTAAAAGCCAGAATATTAAAAGCGGATGGAACCGCACTGGCGGCCAACGAGAAAACTGGAATCGTCAATTTACCATTACAAAGCATGTTTTCTCAGATGGATGTCTACTTGAACAACAAGTTGGTTTCCTTTAATACGAATAATTACCCTTGGAAGGCCTACCTAAAAACTGTCTTGTTTGGAGGAAAAGAGGAATTATCTTCCCAGAAAACGTCTCAATTGTATTTCAAAGACGAAGGAACTATGGACGATGCCAATGCATACAACGGAGGAAATGCGGGGCTAGTTTTGCGCTATGGTTATACACAGGAGAGCAAAGTATTTGAACTGGAGGGGAACCTGATGGAAGATATTTTTGACATCGACAAATACTTGATCAACGGAGTTGATATATACATCAAACTGTTTAGATCTAGTGCACCTTTTCTAATAATGTCGGCACAGGGCTCTCCGGCTTACAAAGTAGAATTGCTAGATGTTGTATACAAAGTGGTCAAAGTGCGAGTCGATCCTGGCGTTTTGTTAAACCACAGCAAGCAGATAGAATCGACCCCTGTGAAATACACAATCTCaagaaatgaattgaaaatgaacACCATCCCTAAAGGGTCTACCGAATTCTACTGGGACAACATTTTCCCACAGGCTATACCCGACCGTATAGTTGTTGCTTTGGTAGATCAGAAGGCTGTAAATGGGGATTACACAACCAATCCGTTTAATTTCCAGCATTTTAATTTAACCGATGTAGGAATATACATAAATGGCGAAAGCGTACCAGGGAGACCATTAAAAACCGATTTCACGGCAGGGCATTACTCGTCAGCATATGCTCGATTGTTTGAGGCTTCTGGAAAATGGAATCATGACGCCGGTCTGGTAATTACTAGAGATAACTTTGGAAATGGATACTCCCTGTTTGTCTTTACCATCGATCCTTGTAGCTTTGGTGAAGAATATTTAAACCTGATAAGAAGAGGAAACACCAGATTAGAATTAAAGTTCAAACAAGCAACAACAAAAGCTGCTAACGCTTTGGTGTTTGCCACGTTCTCCTCTCTGCTAGAAGTGGACAAGACCCGGGACATCAACTACATTCAGCCATGA
- the LOC128169103 gene encoding uncharacterized protein LOC128169103: MENDSLLKEILDSLSDVDTINLFAEANGLLGDADVENRLRELEWEDYINSLWEELLPVIEPDAKKSRHDDDQPSSSIQSGGGNERDKPYYIWKKDIRTFKNQARDVSFKVKFNEQWRGEKLVDMYEKLHDMFDDVLSQARGHDADLGRDPSCGLQQHIVNFAVLQTTCHSCEKEKLEKDSKCSECGVRCANCCQMKKSKFIRPPCSDTCGHRELIFRGEHAAQQFCAYVTQPHMKNTILIAHNAKSFDLYPILEVLIDRHSIRPDKIIYNGSKVMYMHIANKLNLTFLDSLNFLPMKLAKIPEAFGLEELSKGFFPHFFNTQGNQAYVGPYPALEFYGYDFMSSSDRQKLVAWHESKSSEIFNFQEEMLKYCRSDVDILRRGCMAFRDTVLQVTTIETSHVQPDGSITTTTIDGVDPFDYVTIASVCMGIFKTLFLKHNTEIEITRDQISTWHKIHFFEGVKGVCYAGKWIALSDLEKEENTEIGKQQLTSPIAVVPSQGYASKDNYSKISIQWLEWLMQRSRQRGKPVHICHALNGGEYHVPGTNYRCDGFAEKPNGKGTIYEFYGCVYHGCPDCFQQDRSDVRHSATNQTLDDLFKMTKKREKELKELGYELIVVWEHQFRYQLEKNIDLQSFVSTLDLQDRLDPRDSFFGGRTNAIKLHYKANEDEAIQYYDFTSLYPWTNKYCRYPVGHPTIITDDFKDISSYFGLAKIKVLPPPRLYHPVLPYRSQGKLKFPLCRTCADAENQNACSCSVEERALTGTWCTPEIQMAVSKGYSILKIYEVYHFEQSSMYDQTTGEGGLFAKYVNTFLKIKQEASGFPSECVSEESKWGYIRDYKEKEGIDLEYDKITVNPGLRSLAKLCLNSFWGKFGQRLSLKQSLFFHDSECDKFFQILSDPTKVPHNFHIVSRDTLQLEWSNHSMFMPSDCKTNIFLASFTTAHARLRLYSVLDRLGENVLYFDTDSVIFKTSKDDELDFLPIGNYLGELTNEIKPKDGYIVEFVSGGPKNYAYRTLSGKEECKVRGFTLNWANSKLINFEAIKSLICTSQEKQIEIVNPCKITRDNRKRKLLNRTETKRYQMVYTKRRILPNLDTLPFGFC, encoded by the exons ATGGAAAACGACAGTCTTTTGAAAGAAATCTTGGATTCTCTGAGTGATGTGGATACCATCAATCTTTTTGCCGAAGCGAATGGACTTCTTGGAGACGCTGATGTGGAGAACAGGTTAAGGGAACTGGAATGGGAAGACTACATTAACTCATTGTGGGAAGAGCTTCTCCCAGTTATAGAGCCTGATGCCAAGAAGTCTAGACATGACGATGACCAGCCATCTTCCAGCATTCAGTCAGGGGGAGGTAATGAGCGGGACAAACCTTACTATATATGGAAGAAAGATATTAGGACTTTTAAGAATCAGGCTCGTGATGTATCCTTTAAGGTTAAATTTAACGAGCAATGGCGAGGAGAAAAGTTAGTCGACATGTACGAAAAATTGCATGACATGTTTGATGATGTGCTGTCGCAAGCCAGAGGACACGACGCCGATTTAGGGAGG GATCCGTCATGCGGACTCCAACAACATATAGTCAATTTTGCAGTCTTACAGACTACCTGTCATTCGTGTGAGaaagaaaaattagaaaaagaCTCTAAATGTAGCGAGTGTGGTGTACGTTGTGCCAACTGCTGccaaatgaaaaaatcaaaatttattcgCCCTCCGTGCTCGGATACTTGCGGTCACCGGGAACTGATCTTTCGTGGCGAACACGCCGCACAGCAGTTTTGTGCTTACGTGACCCAACCACACATGAAAAACACGATTTTAATCGCTCACAACGCAAAAAGTTTCGACCTGTATCCCATTTTAGAGGTTCTGATTGACCGACATTCCATTCGTCCagataaaatcatttacaatGGATCCAAAGTAATGTACATGCACATCGCTAACAAACTCAATCTTACATTTTTGGATTCGCTAAACTTCCTTCCCATGAAATTAGCAAAGATCCCAGAAGCTTTTGGATTAGAGGAACTGAGCAAGGGATTTTTTCCACATTTTTTCAATACGCAAGGCAATCAAGCATATGTGGGCCCTTATCCTGCGCTGGAATTCTACGGATATGACTTCATGTCGTCGTCAGACAGACAGAAATTGGTCGCGTGGCATGAGAGTAAGAgttcagaaatatttaattttcaagaGGAGATGTTAAAGTACTGTCGCTCGGACGTCGACATTTTAAGAAGGGGTTGTATGGCGTTCCGTGATACTGTACTTCAAGTGACGACAATAGAAACTTCACATGTTCAACCCGATGGGTCCATTACAACCACGACCATTGATGGCGTAGATCCATTTGATTATGTAACGATTGCAAGTGTTTGTATgggtatttttaaaactttatttcttaaacataaCACGGAAATAGAAATTACGAGAGACCAGATTTCAACTTGGCATAAAATACACTTTTTTGAAGGGGTCAAAGGTGTGTGCTATGCTGGAAAATGGATAGCTCTCAGTGATCtggaaaaagaagaaaatacgGAAATAGGAAAACAGCAGTTGACAAGTCCGATTGCCGTCGTACCTTCCCAGGGATATGCCAGCAAAGACAATTATAGTAAAATCTCCATTCAGTGGTTAGAATGGCTTATGCAGAGAAGTCGTCAACGAGGAAAACCcgttcatatttgtcatgctctcAACGGAGGAGAATATCACGTTCCTGGTACCAATTACCGATGTGACGGATTTGCAGAAAAGCCTAACGGAAAAGGAACTATTTACGAATTTTATG GTTGTGTATACCACGGATGTCCTGATTGCTTTCAACAGGACAGATCTGATGTCAGACACTCTGCCACGAACCAAACGTTAGATGACCTTTTTAAGATGACTAAAAAGCGGGAAAAAGAACTCAAAGAACTTGGTTACGAACTGATCGTCGTGTGGGAACACCAGTTTCGATACCAGCTGGAGAAAAACATTGATTTGCAAAGTTTCGTTTCTACGTTAGATTTGCAAGACAGACTTGATCCCCGTGACAGTTTCTTTGGTGGTCGCACCAATGCAATAAAACTACATTATAAAGCAAACGAGGATGAAGCGATTCAGTATTACGATTTTACCAGTCTATATCCCTGGACAAATAAATACTGCCGTTATCCCGTGGGTCATCCGACCATTATAACGGACGATTTTAAAGACATATCCAGTTATTTCGGTCTTGCCAAAATCAAAGTCTTGCCGCCTCCAAGATTGTATCACCCCGTGCTTCCATACAGGTCTCAAGGAAAACTCAAATTCCCTTTGTGTCGAACGTGTGCAGACGCTGAAAATCAAAACGCTTGTTCTTGCTCTGTAGAGGAAAGAGCCCTCACTGGCACGTGGTGTACTCCCGAAATCCAAATGGCAGTTTCAAAAGGGTacagcattttaaaaatttatgaagTTTATCATTTTGAGCAGTCGTCTATGTACGACCAAACAACGGGCGAAGGGGGTCTGTTTGCAAAATATGTgaacacatttttaaagataaagcAAGAGGCCTCTGGATTCCCTTCAGAGTGTGTTAGCGAAGAATCTAAATGGGGATACATCAGGGATTACAAAGAAAAAGAGGGTATAGATTTAGAATACGACAAAATTACAGTAAACCCTGGTTTGCGCTCTCTAGCAAAATTGTGTCTCAATAGTTTTTGGGGAAAATTCGGTCAGAGACTAAGCTTGAAACAATCTTTGTTCTTTCACGACTCTGAATGTGATAAATTTTTCCAGATTCTATCAGATCCCACAAAAGTCCCTCATAATTTTCACATTGTTTCCAGGGACACTCTTCAATTAGAATGGAGTAATCATTCAATGTTCATGCCATCGGATtgcaaaacaaacatttttttggcAAGTTTTACAACTGCGCATGCACGTTTGCGCTTATATAGCGTATTAGATCGGTTAGGAGAGAACGTACTGTACTTTGATACAGatagtgttatttttaaaacctCGAAGGATGATGAATTAGATTTCCTCCCTATTGGTAATTATTTGGGAGAATTGACCAATGAAATCAAACCCAAAGATGGTTACATTGTTGAATTTGTTTCTGGGGGGCCCAAAAATTATGCGTATCGTACACTCTCGGGTAAGGAAGAATGTAAAGTTCGCGGGTTTACATTAAACTGGGCAAACTCGAAACTGATTAATTTTGAAgctattaaatcattaatttgcACAAGCCAAGAAAAACAAATCGAAATTGTCAACCCATGTAAAATAACTAGGGATAATAGAAAAAGAAAGCTTTTAAACCGCACAGAAACAAAACGTTATCAAATGGTGTACACGAAAAGGAGAATTCTGCCGAATCTTGACACACTGCCATTTGGGTTTTGTTAA
- the LOC128169111 gene encoding uncharacterized protein LOC128169111 encodes MNSAEETESLTNMALGFLMWAIMVSVAAFLVLLKKWFLKKCCGEEPSPNNQPTQQPTLNPAFSPGQLSVIPLMVMHTPPSSTISGSPSSTSVAITPEINREEEEEEEEEPVGHITRLSCARRLNWSKTSVV; translated from the exons ATGAATTCAGCGGAGGAAACTGAATCTCTTACGAACATGGCCTTAG gatTTTTAATGTGGGCGATTATGGTATCGGTTGCCGCATTCTTGGTATTACTCAAGAAATGGTTTCTCAAAAAATGCTGCGGGGAAGAGCCATCACCAAATAACCAGCCAACACAGCAGCCCACTTTGAACCCGGCCTTCTCCCCAGGACAGCTGAGCGTGATACCACTGATGGTGATGCACACACCACCATCTTCCACCATCAGTGGTTCACCGTCTAGTACTAGTGTCGCCATTACGCCAGAGATTAACcgggaggaggaggaggaggaagaggaaGAGCCAGTAGGGCACATAACCAGACTGTCCTGTGCCCGAAGACTAAACTGGTCTAAAACCAGTGTagtttag
- the LOC128169109 gene encoding uncharacterized protein LOC128169109 has translation MWLKMGEELEMEGLPKGCIPPPPSPDYHSTLSTIGTKNDSLKRPLSPTPESHGNCETFSPVASYSPALDSNCSAFAPVTCTISQAEDSILTTLRRTYPDKMLKLEKRMKEQSKQDVLLEQVNVLKTLLARVPVDCEQIKIIINFLEDKVDNSTSAKRVKFTTL, from the exons ATGTGGTTGAAGATGGGGGAGGAGTTGGAAATGGAAGGCCTGCCAAAGGG TTGTATTCCACCCCCTCCCTCTCCAGACTACCATTCGACATTGAGTACAATTGGCACGAAAAATGATTCATTAAaaag ACCTCTAAGTCCTACACCAGAGAGTCACGGTAACTGCGAAACCTTTTCACCAGTTGCCAGCTACTCGCCGGCCCTGGATTCAAACTGTAGTGCCTTTGCGCCAGTGACATGTACCATTAGTCAGGCTGAAGACTCTATCCTGACTACTTTAAG GCGAACATATCCGGACAAGATGCTCAAATTGGAAAAAAGGATGAAGGAACAAAGCAAGCAGGATGTCTTGCTAGAACAAGTCAACGTCTTAAAAACCCTCCTGGCCAGAGTACCAGTAGATTGCGAGCAAATAAAAATCATCATAAACTTTTTAGAAGACAAAGTAGATAACAGTACCTCGGCTAAAAGGGTCAAGTTTACAACGCTATAG
- the LOC128169122 gene encoding uncharacterized protein LOC128169122: MEKIHQDIIKANYSTLVRNMMTSSVAGHLFASNVITDEMRQQIEAEKTSYDRNRKLLSIILRRGPRAFTGLQMALLKSNQRDLSKLLVPENETVSEYDKKLAMARSLLVNMTETNAVENEPKSIHTERQTSQEERCRISLDDFGDLFLTAVPFKEEINIHIRHFKQSNGRYFATKKGVTFPLPRWVKFESLLPELEKYLQNKESSSEMKWHIGGGVYVSLHPGYSTVDIRHFWKPEDAVDPVPTRKGVTLNKQKLTRLLQAAQEVRECVPELNDTELCAFSESHQNQLGMLSCPECTPFGYEPKETNMSIECNASDTQDAWTIELDTE, encoded by the coding sequence atggagaAAATTCACCAAGATATCATCAAAGCAAATTACTCGACTTTAGTAAGAAATATGATGACTTCGTCAGTTGCCGGACATCTATTTGCTTCCAACGTCATTACCGATGAAATGAGACAGCAAATTGAAGCTGAAAAAACCAGTTATGATCGAAATAGGAAATTGCTAAGCATCATTTTGCGCAGAGGCCCGCGTGCTTTCACCGGTCTTCAAATGGCTCTCTTGAAATCTAATCAAAGAGACTTGTCTAAACTTCTTGTACCCGAAAACGAGACCGTTTCTGAGTACGACAAGAAGTTAGCCATGGCCAGATCACTACTTGTCAACATGACAGAAACAAACGCAGTTGAAAACGAACCAAAGAGCATTCATACAGAAAGACAAACGTCCCAAGAAGAGCGATGCAGAATTAGCCTGGATGACTTCGGCGACCTTTTCTTAACAGCCGTGCCTTTTAAGGAAGAGATCAATATCCACATCCGCCATTTTAAGCAGTCCAACGGTCGCTACTTTGCAACTAAAAAAGGGGTTACATTTCCTCTACCTCGATGGGTAAAGTTTGAATCCCTGCTTCCtgaattagaaaaatatttgcagAACAAGGAGAGCAGTAGTGAGATGAAGTGGCACATCGGTGGAGGTGTTTACGTGTCCCTTCACCCTGGGTATTCCACAGTGGACATTAGACACTTTTGGAAGCCAGAGGATGCCGTCGATCCGGTACCAACAAGAAAAGGCGTGACTCTGAACAAACAGAAACTAACTAGGCTGCTTCAAGCTGCACAGGAAGTTCGAGAATGTGTTCCTGAACTAAATGACACAGAATTGTGTGCATTTAGCGAATCTCACCAAAATCAGCTGGGCATGTTGAGTTGTCCAGAGTGCACTCCGTTTGGATATGAACCTAAAGAAACCAACATGTCCATAGAATGCAATGCCAGTGACACACAAGACGCGTGGACAATCGAACTTGACACTGAATAA